GCGATCCTGGTGCTCGACTGCATCGCCTCGGGCGCGATCTGGGTCGACATGGCCGCGACCGGCGTCGACGTGCTGATCTCGGCCCCGCAGAAGGGCTGGTCGGCCTCGCCCTCGGCCGGGATGGTGATGTTCTCGGCCCGGGCGCTGGAGCGGCTGGAGCAGACCACCAGCGACAGCTTCGCGCTGGACCTGAAGAAATGGCGCGCGATCATGAAGGCCTATGAGGACGGCGGCCATGCCTATCATGCCACCATGCCGACCGACGCGCTGATCGGGCTGCGCGACGCCATGGCCGAGACCCGGGCGCTGGGCTTCGAGGCCGCGCGCGAGGCGCAATGGCGGCTGGGCGAGGCGGTGCGCGCCGACCTGGCGCGGCGCGGGCTGCGCTCGGTCGCGGCCGATGGCTTCGCGGCGCCGGGCGTGGTGGTCTGCTATACCGACGACCCCGAGGTGCAGAACGGCAGGAAATTCCTGGCCGAAGGCTATCAGATCGCCGCCGGCGTGCCCCTGCAGGTCGGCGAGGGCGAGGGCTTCCGCAGCTTCCGCATCGGGCTTTTCGGGCTCGACAAGCTCAAGGACGTGGATGGCACCCTGGCGCGGCTGCTGCCGGCTTTCGACGCGGTGTTGCCCGAGGCGTCCTAAATCGCGCCCGGCGGTGGAACAATCGGCGGGGTGTCGCGGTTCTGTCTGCGAAACCGATACAGCCTTGTGAAAGGAGATTGCCATGGCCAATCCTCAATCCACCGCCGATGACATGAAGAACGAAGCCCGCAAGGCGGCGGACGATCTCGGTCAACATGCCCGCGACGCCGCCGACGACATGGGCCGGCATGCCCGCAATGCGGCCGACGACGCCAGCGCGGCGCTGGACAGCGCCCGCGAGCGTGGTGCCGAGCTTTACGAGACGGTGCGGGAAAAGGGCCAGGAATTCGTCGAGACCGCCCGCAAGCGCGGCGAGGAATATGTCGAGGCGGCGCGCGAGCGCGGTCACGACTATGCCGACCGCGCCCGCGGCGAGGCCCGCCGCCTGTATCGCGAGGGTGAGCGCCGTGCCAGCGAGGTGGCCGAGCATGCCGAGGAATATTACGACGAGGTTTCGACCATGGTGCGCCGCAACCCGGCGCAGGCGCTTGGCATCGCCGCCGGCGTCGGCTTCCTGCTGGGCCTGATCATCGCCCGTCGCTGAGCGCGCCGCCATGTTCGCCTATACCAGGAACTTGCAGCTTGCCCTGACGGACAAGCTGCGCCGTGCCGGGCTGATGGCCGGGGCAGGGGTGGCGCTGCTGGTGGCGGCGGGGTTCCTGCTGGCGGCGCTGTGGACCTGGCTGGCCTATCACCTGCACTGGGGTCCGCTCTGGGCCTCGCTGGCGATCGGCGCCGGGTTCCTGCTGATCGGGATCATCCTGATGCTGGCCGGCGGCAAGGAGCGTCATCCGACGCCCAGCACCGACCAGCTGAAGGCCGAGATCGAGGAGCAGCTGCACCTTGCCGCCGATGCGGCGGTCGAGAAGGTCAGCGGGCTTGCGGACCGCACCCTGGACCGCGCCTCGGAAAAGGCTGGCGAGATGGTCGATCGGGCCAGCCAGCGGGTGCATTCCGTGGCCGACACCCTGGCCTATCGCGCCGATCGCTTCGCCGACCGGACCGAGGCCCGCGTCGTCGGCGCGGTGCGCAAGGCGGGCGAAAGTGCCTCGCGCAAGCTGGGCCTGCCCGCCGATGCGGCCGAGCGCGTCGCGCAAGGCGCCACTCAGTCCCGCGCCGCGCCCTTCGTGCCGCTGATCGGCGCCTTCGCGATCGGCATGACCTTGGCCTCGCGCCTGGGCGGCCGCCGATCCGAGGACGATTGGGACGGTGACGAGCGCTGGTGAAAACAGCAAAAAGCCCGCCGAAAGGCGGGCTTTTTCGCTGCGGTGCGTGCTCAGGCGTTCGCTTCGCGGATCTTGTTCGCGGCGTCCTTGTCATAGGCGACGCCGGCCTTGTCGAAGAGCTGGTCGAGCTCGCCCGAGAGCGTCATCTCGGTCACGATGTCGCAGCCGCCGACGAACTCGCCCTTGACATAGAGCTGCGGGATGGTCGGCCAGTCCGAGAAATCCTTGATGCCTTGGCGGATGTCGGCATCGGCCAGCACGTTCACGTCGCGGTAATCCACGTTCATGTAGTTCAAAACCCCGGCCACCCGGCTGGAGAAGCCGCATTGCGGCATTTCCTTGGTGCCCTTCATGAACAGGACGACGTCATGGCCGTCGATGGTCTGCTGGATCTGCTGGCGTGCGTCGGTCATATCTGCGGTTCCTTGCTGAAGCACGGCGTGCTTGCGATTTACTCGGGGGCCTTGGTGGTCAGCGCCAGCGCATGCAGCGCGCCGCTCGGCCCGTCCATCTTGCCTTGCAGCGCGGCATAGACCGCGCGTTGTTGCTGGACCCGGTTCAGGCCACGGAAACTCTCGTCGATCACCTCGGCCGCGTAATGGTTGCCGTCGCCGGCCAGGTCGGTGATCGTGATCCTGGCCTGCGGGAAGGCGGCGCGGATCAGGGCTTCGATGTCATGGGCTTCCATTGCCATGGCGGATCCTTTCCTTGTTCTGCATGATGTAGGCCAAGCCCGGGCGCCCCGCAAGGTCGCCTCCCCGCGCATCATTCGAACGGACGCCATGACGCTGCCCCTGCTGACGAACCGCGACGCCCGCCGTCTGTTCCTGGACCGCCACCTGTTGTTGCGGCCCGGTTCGGGCCCGGGGCGCGGCGCCGATCTGGAGGGGGTGCTGACCGGGCTGGGCTTCGTGCAGGTCGACAGCGTCAACACGCTGGCGCGGGCGCATGACCTGATCCTGTGGTCGCGGCGCGGGCAGTATCGGCCGGCGGCGCTGGAATCGCTGATCGCCCGGCAGCGTGCCGCCTTCGAGCACTGGACCCATGACGCCGCGGTGATCCCGATGCGCTTCTATCCGATGTGGCGGCTGAAATTCGCCCGGGACGAGGCGCATATGCAGCGCCGCTGGCCGAAATGGCGGCGCGCGGGCTGGGACGCGGAATTCGACAGCGTGCTGCGCCATATCGCCGATCACGGCCCGGCCTCGACTTCGGACCTGGGCGGGGACGCGCCGCGCGGCTCGGGCGGCTGGTGGGACTGGCATCCCTCCAAGACGGCGCTGGAATACCTGTGGCGCTCGGGCCGGCTGGCGATCCGGCATCGCAGCGGCTTTCGCAAGGTCTATGACCTGGCCGAGCGGGTGATCCCCGAGGCACAACGGGCGGCCCGGCTCGACGATGCCGAGATCCTCGACTGGGCGCTGTCGGCGGCGCTGGAGCGGCTGGGCTTCGCCACCTCGGGCGAGCTGGCCGCGTTCTTCCAGATCGCCACGCCCGACGAGGCGAAGGCCTGGTGCGCCCGGGCCTTGGCGGCGGGCCGCATCGCCGAGATCGAGGTCCAGACCGCCGACGGTCCGCGCCGGCGCAGCTATGCCCTGCCGGACCTGGCCGACCGGGTCGCGGCGCTGCCCGAGCCTTCGGGGCGGGTGCGGCTGCTCTCGCCCTTCGATCCGGCGCTGCGGGACCGGGCGCGGGCCGAGCGGCTGTTCGGCTTTCGCTATCGCATCGAGATCTTCGTGCCGGCGGCGCGGCGGCAATACGGCTATTACGTCTTTCCCGTGATGCAGGGCGACCGGCTGATCGGCCGGCTGGATGCCCGGCGCGACGGCGAGGCGCTGGCCGTGCGCGCCTTCTGGCCCGAGCCGGGGCAGCGCATGGGCAAGGCGCGGCTGGCCGGGCTGCTGGCCGAATTGCAGCGCCTGCTGCCGCTGGCCGGGGCCCGGGACATCCGCCTGGCTGCGGACTGGCTGCGGGCATGAAAAAACCGCCGGGGGATGCCCGGCGGTTCGATGGCGTCAGTCCGGGGTCGCGATCACTCGCGGTTGCCCATGAATTGCAGCAGGAACATGAACAGGTTCAGGAAGTCCAGGTAGAGCTGCAGGGCGCCCATGATCGCGGCCTTGCCCAGGAAATCCCGGTCCGAATTCGCCAGCTGCAGATAGGTGTTCTTGATGTTCTGCGTGTCGAAGGCGGTCAGGCCGGCAAAGATCAGCACGCCGATCGCCGAGATGGCGAATTGCATGGCGCCCGATTTCAGGAAGATGTTCACGATCGAGGCGACGATCAGCCCGATCAGGCCCATCATCAGGAAGGTGCCCATGCCCGACAGGTCGCGCTTGGTCGTGTAGCCGTAAAGCGACAGGCCGGCAAAGGCGATGGCCGTGATCAGGAAGGTCTGGATGATCGAGAAGCTGGTGTAGACCATGAAGATCCAGCTGATCGACAGGCCCATCAGCGCGGCGAAGACATAGAACACCGTCGTCGCGGCCGAGACCGAAAGCCGGTTCAGCGCGGCGCCGAAGCCGAAGACCACCAGCAGCGGCGCGAACATGATGACCCAGCGCAGCGGCGACGTATAGATCGCGGCGCCAAGCGAGGTCAGCGTGCCGTCCGGGTTCATGGCCAGGCCCGAGATGCCCCAGGCGGCGCCGGCGGTCACCAGCATGGCCACGGCCATCAGGCCATAGACCTTGTTCATATAGGCGCGAAGGCCTTCATCCACGGCAGCCGAGCGCGTCGCGGTCCCGGCCGTGCGGATCGAATTGTAATCTTGCATAGGTTCTCCCCGGTCGAAAATCGCGGTGCGGCCGCTACGGCCCACCATCCCCGCAAATATCGGTCACGCGACCCGGGATTTCAATGCAATCCCGCCGGAATGCGGGGCATTTGACGAAA
This portion of the Paracoccus sp. N5 genome encodes:
- a CDS encoding aminotransferase class V-fold PLP-dependent enzyme, coding for MPGLRPDVDPEGLQEFSVVFTDRSLNHMSQRFQAAMREISANLRDVYAAQAVALVPGGGTCAMEAVARQFGRDAHALIIRNGFFSFRWSQIFEAGGFARETTVMMARPAGNEPRAPFAPAPIDEVVARIRETRPEAIFAPHVETAAGMILPDDYIKALADAAHEVGAILVLDCIASGAIWVDMAATGVDVLISAPQKGWSASPSAGMVMFSARALERLEQTTSDSFALDLKKWRAIMKAYEDGGHAYHATMPTDALIGLRDAMAETRALGFEAAREAQWRLGEAVRADLARRGLRSVAADGFAAPGVVVCYTDDPEVQNGRKFLAEGYQIAAGVPLQVGEGEGFRSFRIGLFGLDKLKDVDGTLARLLPAFDAVLPEAS
- a CDS encoding DUF883 family protein yields the protein MANPQSTADDMKNEARKAADDLGQHARDAADDMGRHARNAADDASAALDSARERGAELYETVREKGQEFVETARKRGEEYVEAARERGHDYADRARGEARRLYREGERRASEVAEHAEEYYDEVSTMVRRNPAQALGIAAGVGFLLGLIIARR
- a CDS encoding phage holin family protein yields the protein MFAYTRNLQLALTDKLRRAGLMAGAGVALLVAAGFLLAALWTWLAYHLHWGPLWASLAIGAGFLLIGIILMLAGGKERHPTPSTDQLKAEIEEQLHLAADAAVEKVSGLADRTLDRASEKAGEMVDRASQRVHSVADTLAYRADRFADRTEARVVGAVRKAGESASRKLGLPADAAERVAQGATQSRAAPFVPLIGAFAIGMTLASRLGGRRSEDDWDGDERW
- the grxD gene encoding Grx4 family monothiol glutaredoxin; the protein is MTDARQQIQQTIDGHDVVLFMKGTKEMPQCGFSSRVAGVLNYMNVDYRDVNVLADADIRQGIKDFSDWPTIPQLYVKGEFVGGCDIVTEMTLSGELDQLFDKAGVAYDKDAANKIREANA
- a CDS encoding BolA/IbaG family iron-sulfur metabolism protein gives rise to the protein MAMEAHDIEALIRAAFPQARITITDLAGDGNHYAAEVIDESFRGLNRVQQQRAVYAALQGKMDGPSGALHALALTTKAPE
- a CDS encoding crosslink repair DNA glycosylase YcaQ family protein; its protein translation is MTLPLLTNRDARRLFLDRHLLLRPGSGPGRGADLEGVLTGLGFVQVDSVNTLARAHDLILWSRRGQYRPAALESLIARQRAAFEHWTHDAAVIPMRFYPMWRLKFARDEAHMQRRWPKWRRAGWDAEFDSVLRHIADHGPASTSDLGGDAPRGSGGWWDWHPSKTALEYLWRSGRLAIRHRSGFRKVYDLAERVIPEAQRAARLDDAEILDWALSAALERLGFATSGELAAFFQIATPDEAKAWCARALAAGRIAEIEVQTADGPRRRSYALPDLADRVAALPEPSGRVRLLSPFDPALRDRARAERLFGFRYRIEIFVPAARRQYGYYVFPVMQGDRLIGRLDARRDGEALAVRAFWPEPGQRMGKARLAGLLAELQRLLPLAGARDIRLAADWLRA
- a CDS encoding Bax inhibitor-1/YccA family protein, with protein sequence MQDYNSIRTAGTATRSAAVDEGLRAYMNKVYGLMAVAMLVTAGAAWGISGLAMNPDGTLTSLGAAIYTSPLRWVIMFAPLLVVFGFGAALNRLSVSAATTVFYVFAALMGLSISWIFMVYTSFSIIQTFLITAIAFAGLSLYGYTTKRDLSGMGTFLMMGLIGLIVASIVNIFLKSGAMQFAISAIGVLIFAGLTAFDTQNIKNTYLQLANSDRDFLGKAAIMGALQLYLDFLNLFMFLLQFMGNRE